A genomic window from Helicobacter pylori includes:
- a CDS encoding DUF3519 domain-containing protein, which yields MWGNKDYGLEHILKRREDQAIGKGLNEAEAKERTDELLKEIPNILQKGFKEEDRPGYAAIILNNSKVILSKFRGDNELKNHYMIISFEVDDKILRELETIAPLSNDYRDGGSISNLNENILSQKDLTSQGDLLKNTENLNETTPEAKILSPLEQANAEKLAKIESERIASEQEFLKAKEQETKRKEALKRKLEHERGNAGNIESNTKIEVGSDIPTQIQEHLPKSRVRLNEREIYDLDYAIVNAKDLKPSFTTGGTQKRTDMNQEQIKSIAENFDPKKIFGSGGFEYLPIILHDGQVIAGNHRIQGMLNFTPKSRETYEKAIKEYYNIDLKPNELLVRVPHERLNNTEINNLAAGSNQGRFNSESDKAIAVLSHYEPKLKELDKKLDADSVYQLKSVVAKNLNFDKATHHNIGDSNLALLMFNMPRTKTQGIELLNRWQKEFFNDIKSYEKVKKMFVDNAGSFHNLIHDMNFPNVSLNAYLSDIMDRSFANLKNYPTTTDSLRDLSEKFYKTSSLDMFEKSDQITSDISEILGASVARFARFDDPSKALFEALKSDNIKKGLKEFKIADITKDMFDPKSKEFKDIDIYDFTRYLLMVDRVPSEHNPTLNRLIEAVKDMQKESEKGVKQKFDTPSEWGHNYSEFKGDGLGAINKLLETKKGFVEGAFYKEGLGDIDLVWGNKDYGLEHILKRREKQAKNQGLNEQQAKEYALNIAKTIPEAIEKGNAITDNYGRMAIEYKNIRVGLNDDWYSEKLPNKWVISSYEIYNSENEPPSLLMAQLQGVGLGTPKLTEPNSTTKK from the coding sequence GTGTGGGGCAATAAAGATTACGGGTTAGAACACATTTTAAAACGCCGAGAAGATCAAGCCATAGGTAAAGGTTTAAACGAAGCAGAAGCTAAAGAAAGGACTGATGAACTACTTAAGGAAATCCCTAACATTCTACAAAAAGGCTTTAAAGAAGAAGACAGGCCAGGTTATGCGGCTATTATTTTAAATAATTCAAAAGTTATTTTAAGTAAGTTTAGGGGAGATAACGAACTAAAAAATCATTATATGATTATAAGTTTTGAAGTAGATGATAAGATTTTAAGGGAGTTAGAAACCATTGCACCACTTTCTAACGATTACAGAGATGGCGGTAGCATCTCAAACCTTAATGAAAATATACTATCTCAAAAAGATTTAACAAGTCAAGGGGATTTATTAAAAAATACAGAAAATTTAAACGAAACCACACCAGAAGCTAAAATTTTATCCCCCCTAGAGCAAGCGAACGCTGAAAAGCTTGCGAAAATAGAAAGCGAAAGAATAGCGAGCGAACAAGAATTTTTAAAAGCTAAAGAGCAAGAAACAAAGCGTAAAGAAGCGTTAAAAAGAAAATTAGAACACGAGAGGGGTAATGCGGGCAATATTGAAAGCAACACTAAAATAGAAGTAGGATCTGATATACCCACTCAAATACAAGAGCATTTACCCAAGAGCCGAGTGAGGTTGAACGAACGAGAGATTTACGATCTAGATTACGCGATCGTGAATGCAAAAGACTTGAAACCGAGCTTTACGACTGGAGGCACACAGAAACGAACGGACATGAACCAAGAGCAGATTAAAAGCATTGCTGAGAATTTTGACCCTAAAAAGATTTTTGGGAGCGGAGGGTTTGAATATTTACCCATCATCTTGCACGACGGGCAAGTGATCGCAGGCAATCATAGGATACAAGGCATGCTGAATTTCACGCCTAAAAGCAGAGAAACTTACGAGAAAGCGATAAAAGAATACTATAACATAGACTTGAAACCTAACGAGCTTTTAGTAAGAGTCCCGCATGAACGATTGAATAATACCGAGATCAACAATTTAGCGGCTGGGAGCAATCAAGGGCGCTTTAATAGCGAAAGCGATAAGGCGATCGCCGTTTTAAGCCATTACGAACCGAAATTAAAAGAATTAGACAAGAAATTAGACGCTGATAGCGTTTATCAATTAAAAAGCGTTGTGGCTAAAAACCTTAATTTTGATAAAGCCACTCACCATAATATAGGGGATAGTAATTTAGCGCTTTTAATGTTTAACATGCCAAGGACTAAAACGCAAGGGATAGAGTTACTCAATCGTTGGCAGAAAGAATTTTTTAACGATATTAAAAGCTATGAAAAAGTTAAAAAAATGTTTGTAGATAATGCAGGGAGCTTTCACAATTTAATCCATGACATGAATTTTCCTAATGTGAGCCTGAACGCTTATTTAAGCGATATTATGGATCGCAGTTTTGCGAATTTAAAGAATTATCCAACTACAACGGACAGCTTAAGGGATTTGAGCGAGAAATTTTATAAGACGAGTTCTTTAGATATGTTTGAAAAGAGCGATCAAATCACGAGCGATATAAGCGAAATTTTAGGGGCAAGCGTAGCAAGATTTGCGAGGTTTGATGATCCCAGTAAGGCGTTATTTGAAGCTTTAAAGAGCGATAATATTAAAAAAGGTTTGAAAGAGTTTAAGATCGCAGATATTACTAAGGACATGTTCGATCCTAAAAGCAAGGAATTTAAGGATATTGATATTTACGATTTCACGCGTTACCTTTTAATGGTGGATAGAGTGCCAAGCGAGCATAACCCTACCTTAAACCGCTTGATAGAAGCCGTAAAAGACATGCAAAAAGAAAGCGAGAAAGGGGTAAAACAAAAATTTGACACGCCTAGCGAATGGGGGCATAATTATAGCGAGTTTAAGGGCGATGGCTTAGGAGCGATTAACAAGCTATTAGAAACTAAAAAAGGTTTTGTAGAGGGAGCGTTTTATAAAGAAGGTTTAGGGGATATTGATTTAGTTTGGGGTAATAAAGATTATGGGTTAGAACACATTTTAAAACGCCGAGAGAAGCAAGCAAAAAATCAAGGACTAAACGAACAACAAGCGAAAGAATACGCCCTAAATATAGCTAAAACGATACCGGAAGCTATAGAGAAAGGTAATGCTATAACAGATAATTACGGCAGAATGGCTATTGAATATAAAAATATAAGAGTAGGACTTAATGATGATTGGTATAGCGAAAAGCTACCTAATAAGTGGGTAATAAGCAGTTATGAAATCTATAATAGCGAGAATGAGCCACCGAGTCTCCTTATGGCTCAATTACAAGGGGTAGGTTTGGGAACCCCTAAACTCACCGAACCTAATTCTACCACAAAAAAATAA
- a CDS encoding glycosyltransferase family 8 protein — protein MTSDSNHSFKEQDFHIPIAFAFDKNYLIPAGAGS, from the coding sequence ATGACTTCAGATTCAAATCATTCTTTTAAAGAACAAGATTTTCATATTCCTATCGCTTTTGCATTTGATAAAAATTACCTCATTCCTGCGGGCGCGGGAAGTTGA
- a CDS encoding outer membrane protein, with protein sequence MDKTMIKVLMSVALLSSLQAEELDETKKPKFADRNAFYLGVGYQLSAINTSFSTSSIDKSYFMTGNGFGVVLGGKFVAKTQAVEHVGFRYGLFYDQTFSSHKSYISTYGLEFSGLWDAFNSPKMFLGLEFGLGIAGATYMPGGAMHGIIAQNLGKENSLFQLLVKVGFRYGFFHNEITFGLKFPVIPNKKTEIVDGLSATTLWQRLPVAYFNYIYNF encoded by the coding sequence ATGGATAAAACAATGATTAAAGTATTGATGAGCGTGGCGTTATTATCATCGCTTCAAGCCGAAGAGCTTGATGAAACAAAAAAACCTAAATTTGCGGACAGGAATGCGTTTTATTTAGGGGTTGGGTATCAGCTTAGCGCGATTAACACATCTTTTAGCACCAGTTCTATAGATAAATCGTATTTCATGACCGGCAATGGTTTTGGTGTGGTGTTAGGAGGGAAATTTGTGGCTAAAACGCAAGCTGTAGAGCATGTGGGTTTTCGTTATGGGTTGTTTTACGATCAGACCTTTTCTTCTCACAAATCCTATATTTCTACTTATGGTTTGGAGTTTAGCGGCTTGTGGGACGCTTTCAATTCGCCAAAAATGTTTCTAGGGTTAGAGTTTGGCTTAGGCATTGCTGGGGCGACTTACATGCCAGGAGGGGCTATGCATGGGATTATCGCTCAAAATTTAGGCAAGGAAAATTCGCTTTTCCAATTGCTTGTGAAAGTGGGTTTTCGTTATGGTTTTTTCCACAATGAAATCACTTTTGGGTTGAAATTCCCTGTCATTCCTAACAAAAAAACAGAAATCGTTGATGGCTTGAGTGCAACCACTTTATGGCAACGCTTACCGGTCGCTTATTTCAATTATATCTATAATTTTTAG
- a CDS encoding pyruvate flavodoxin oxidoreductase subunit gamma has translation MFQIRWHARAGQGAITGAKGLADVISKTGKEVQAFASYGSAKRGAAMMAYNRIDDEPILNHERFMQPDYVLVIDPGLVFIENIFANEKEDTTYIITSYLSKEELFEKKPELKTRKVFLVDCLKISMETLKRPIPNTPMLGALMKVSGMLEIGAFKEAFKKVLGKKLTQEVIDANMLAIQRAYEEVQ, from the coding sequence ATGTTTCAAATTAGATGGCATGCACGAGCTGGTCAGGGTGCTATCACCGGCGCTAAAGGGCTAGCTGATGTGATTTCAAAAACAGGTAAGGAAGTGCAAGCGTTCGCTTCCTATGGTTCAGCCAAAAGGGGGGCGGCTATGATGGCTTATAACCGCATTGATGATGAGCCGATTTTAAACCATGAGCGCTTCATGCAGCCTGATTATGTGCTAGTGATTGACCCCGGTTTGGTTTTCATTGAAAATATTTTCGCTAATGAAAAAGAAGACACCACTTACATTATCACCAGTTACCTCAGCAAAGAAGAGTTGTTTGAAAAAAAACCTGAATTAAAAACCCGTAAGGTGTTTTTGGTAGATTGTTTAAAAATCTCTATGGAAACCTTGAAACGCCCCATCCCTAACACGCCTATGTTAGGGGCGTTGATGAAAGTGTCTGGCATGCTTGAAATTGGGGCTTTTAAAGAAGCTTTTAAGAAAGTTTTAGGCAAAAAACTCACTCAAGAAGTCATTGACGCTAACATGCTCGCTATCCAAAGAGCTTATGAAGAAGTTCAATAA
- a CDS encoding 4Fe-4S dicluster-binding protein: protein MKDWNEFEMGAVLFPFEKNAQSEMEKHNDERHYTEQSYFTTSVAHWRVAKPVHNNNICINCFNCWVYCPDAAILSREGKLKGVDYSHCKGCGVCVDVCPTNPKSLWMFEEQIEPATALTQWPQKQEKKKS from the coding sequence ATGAAAGATTGGAATGAATTTGAAATGGGAGCGGTGCTCTTCCCTTTTGAAAAAAACGCGCAAAGCGAAATGGAAAAACACAACGATGAGCGCCATTACACTGAGCAGAGCTACTTCACCACTTCGGTGGCTCATTGGCGTGTGGCTAAGCCTGTGCATAACAATAACATTTGCATCAATTGCTTTAATTGTTGGGTTTATTGCCCAGATGCGGCTATTCTTTCAAGAGAGGGCAAGTTAAAGGGCGTGGATTATTCTCATTGTAAGGGCTGTGGCGTGTGCGTGGATGTCTGCCCCACCAACCCTAAATCGCTATGGATGTTTGAAGAGCAAATTGAACCTGCCACCGCACTCACTCAATGGCCGCAAAAACAAGAAAAGAAAAAATCATAA
- a CDS encoding 2-oxoacid:ferredoxin oxidoreductase subunit alpha: MARSIELQEIEVWDGNTASSNALRQAQIDVIAAYPITPSTPIVQNYGSFKDNGYIDGEFVLVESEHAAMSACVGAAAAGGRVSTATSSQGLALMVEVLYQASGMRLPIVLNLVNRALAAPLNIHGDHSDMYLSRDSGWISLCTCNPQEAYDFTLMAFRIAEHQKVRVPTIVNQDGFLCSHTVQNVRPLSDAVAYQFVGEYQTKHSLLDFDKPVSYGAQAEEEWHYEHKAQLHHAIMNAPSVIEEVFNDFAKLTGRQYHLTKTFQLEDAEIAIFALGTTYESAIVAAKEMRKKGIKAGVATIHSLRPFPYEKLGQDLKNLKALAILDKSSPAGAMGAMFNEVTSAVYQTQGTKHPVVSNYIYGLGERDMTIAHLCEIFEEINEDALKGTLTHPTQQFVGLRGPKMSFF; this comes from the coding sequence ATGGCAAGAAGTATTGAATTGCAAGAAATAGAAGTGTGGGATGGCAATACCGCTAGCTCTAACGCTTTAAGACAGGCTCAAATTGATGTCATCGCAGCTTATCCTATCACCCCATCAACGCCCATTGTGCAAAATTATGGCTCGTTTAAAGACAATGGCTATATTGATGGCGAATTTGTTTTAGTGGAATCTGAGCATGCCGCTATGAGCGCGTGCGTAGGAGCGGCGGCTGCAGGTGGGAGGGTCAGCACTGCGACTAGCTCTCAAGGTTTGGCGTTAATGGTAGAAGTTTTATACCAAGCCTCTGGCATGCGTTTACCTATTGTTTTAAACTTAGTCAATCGCGCTTTAGCAGCCCCTTTAAATATCCATGGCGATCATTCTGATATGTATTTGAGTAGGGATTCTGGCTGGATAAGTTTATGCACATGCAACCCTCAAGAAGCCTATGATTTCACTTTAATGGCGTTCAGGATCGCAGAGCATCAAAAGGTGCGTGTGCCTACTATTGTCAATCAAGATGGTTTTTTATGCTCACACACCGTGCAAAATGTCCGCCCTTTGAGCGATGCAGTGGCTTATCAATTCGTGGGCGAATACCAAACCAAACATTCCCTTTTGGATTTTGATAAACCGGTAAGCTATGGCGCACAAGCTGAAGAAGAATGGCATTATGAGCATAAAGCCCAACTCCACCATGCGATCATGAATGCGCCTTCTGTGATTGAAGAAGTGTTTAATGATTTCGCTAAACTGACAGGTAGGCAATACCATTTAACCAAAACTTTCCAGCTAGAAGACGCTGAAATCGCTATTTTTGCGTTAGGGACTACTTATGAATCCGCTATCGTAGCGGCTAAAGAAATGCGTAAAAAAGGCATTAAGGCCGGCGTGGCGACCATCCATTCTTTGCGCCCTTTCCCTTATGAAAAATTAGGGCAGGATTTGAAAAATCTTAAAGCTTTAGCGATTTTAGATAAAAGCTCTCCAGCCGGTGCTATGGGGGCGATGTTTAATGAAGTTACAAGCGCGGTGTATCAAACCCAAGGGACTAAACACCCGGTAGTGTCTAACTATATCTATGGTTTAGGCGAAAGGGATATGACGATCGCGCATTTATGCGAGATTTTTGAAGAAATCAATGAAGACGCTCTTAAAGGCACGCTCACGCACCCTACCCAACAATTCGTAGGCTTGCGCGGTCCTAAAATGAGCTTTTTTTAA
- a CDS encoding thiamine pyrophosphate-dependent enzyme, with protein MVKEVKTLKGFSQSAEKFQGSHLLCPGCGHGIIVREVLNAVDGPIVLGNSTGCLEVCSAVYPHTSWDVPWIHIGFENGSTAISGVEAMYKALVNKGRYQGQKPKFVAFGGDGASYDIGFQFISGCMERGHDMTYICLDNENYANTGGQRSGSTPLGASTSTTPAGSVSFGKKEKKKDIVNIMASHGVPYVAQLSPNKWKDMNKKIKTALDTEGPCFINALSPCTTEWKFESNKTIELADMAVDSLMFPLFEIFNGRELKITYRPRNIIPVRDYLGAQKRFKHLFKKENEHVIEELQKDVNERWEYLQRREEAKV; from the coding sequence ATGGTAAAAGAAGTCAAAACACTCAAAGGTTTTAGTCAAAGCGCTGAAAAATTCCAAGGCTCGCACTTGCTTTGCCCAGGTTGTGGGCATGGCATTATCGTGCGTGAAGTTCTAAACGCTGTAGATGGGCCTATCGTTTTAGGTAATTCTACCGGTTGTTTAGAGGTATGTTCGGCGGTGTATCCGCACACTTCATGGGATGTGCCTTGGATCCACATTGGTTTTGAAAATGGCTCTACGGCGATTTCAGGGGTGGAGGCTATGTATAAGGCGCTAGTGAATAAGGGTCGTTATCAAGGTCAAAAGCCCAAATTCGTGGCGTTTGGAGGCGATGGGGCCAGTTATGATATTGGTTTTCAATTTATCAGCGGTTGCATGGAGAGAGGGCATGACATGACTTATATTTGCTTGGATAATGAAAACTACGCCAATACCGGTGGCCAAAGAAGCGGCTCCACACCATTAGGGGCAAGCACTTCCACCACGCCAGCAGGTTCAGTTAGCTTTGGTAAAAAAGAAAAGAAAAAAGACATTGTCAATATCATGGCAAGCCATGGGGTTCCTTATGTGGCACAACTCTCGCCTAACAAATGGAAAGACATGAACAAAAAAATTAAAACCGCGCTAGACACTGAAGGGCCTTGCTTTATCAACGCTCTTAGCCCATGCACGACTGAATGGAAATTTGAATCCAATAAAACCATTGAATTAGCGGATATGGCTGTGGATAGCTTGATGTTCCCCTTATTTGAAATTTTTAATGGCAGAGAATTAAAAATCACTTACCGCCCAAGAAATATCATTCCTGTAAGGGATTATTTAGGGGCGCAAAAACGCTTCAAACACCTTTTCAAAAAGGAAAACGAGCATGTTATTGAAGAATTGCAAAAAGATGTGAATGAGCGTTGGGAATACTTGCAACGCAGAGAAGAAGCTAAAGTATAA
- the purB gene encoding adenylosuccinate lyase, whose amino-acid sequence MLERYANEEMKALWNEQTKFETYLEVEKAVVRAWNKLGQINDSDCEKICSQAQFNLKRIKEIEKTTKHDLIAFTTCVAESLGEESRFFHYGITSSDCIDTAMALLMTKSLKLIQKGVKNLYETLKNRALEHKDTLMVGRSHGVFGEPITFGLVLALFADEIKRHLKALDLTMEFISVGAISGAMGNFAHAPLELEELACNFLGLKTANISNQVIQRDRYARLACDLALLASSCEKIAINIRHLQRSEVYEVEEYFSTGQKGSSAMPHKRNPILSENITGLCRVIRSFVTPMLENVALWHERDMSHSSVERFALPDLFITSDFMLSRLNGVVENLVIYPKNMLKNLALSGGLVFSQRVLLELPKKGLSREESYKIVQENAMKVWEVLQQGTFKSADGNLFLNALLDDERLKKYLSEDEIKACFDYSYYTKNVGAIFKRVFE is encoded by the coding sequence GTGCTAGAACGCTATGCGAATGAAGAAATGAAAGCCCTATGGAATGAACAAACCAAGTTTGAAACCTATTTAGAAGTGGAAAAAGCTGTCGTTAGGGCGTGGAATAAGCTTGGGCAAATCAATGACAGCGATTGTGAAAAGATCTGCTCTCAAGCGCAGTTTAACCTAAAACGCATCAAAGAAATTGAAAAAACCACTAAACATGATTTAATCGCTTTCACTACTTGCGTGGCTGAAAGCTTGGGCGAAGAATCCCGCTTTTTTCATTACGGCATCACTTCTAGCGATTGCATTGACACGGCTATGGCGTTATTGATGACAAAAAGTTTAAAGCTCATTCAAAAAGGCGTTAAAAACCTCTATGAAACGCTTAAAAACAGGGCTTTAGAGCATAAAGACACGCTAATGGTGGGCAGAAGCCATGGGGTGTTTGGCGAACCCATCACTTTTGGCTTGGTTTTAGCCCTTTTTGCTGATGAAATCAAACGGCATTTAAAAGCCCTGGATTTGACGATGGAATTTATCAGCGTGGGGGCGATCAGTGGGGCTATGGGGAATTTCGCGCACGCCCCCTTAGAATTAGAAGAATTAGCGTGCAACTTTTTAGGCTTAAAAACCGCCAATATCAGCAATCAAGTCATTCAAAGGGATCGCTACGCCAGGCTTGCATGCGATTTGGCTCTTTTAGCGAGCAGTTGTGAAAAAATCGCTATCAATATCCGCCATTTGCAACGCAGTGAAGTTTATGAAGTGGAAGAATACTTTTCAACAGGGCAAAAAGGAAGCTCTGCGATGCCTCATAAAAGAAACCCCATATTGAGCGAGAATATCACCGGGCTTTGCAGGGTGATTCGCTCTTTTGTTACCCCTATGCTAGAAAATGTCGCCCTATGGCATGAAAGAGACATGAGTCATAGCTCTGTGGAGCGTTTCGCCTTACCCGATCTGTTTATCACCAGCGATTTCATGCTCAGCCGCTTGAATGGCGTGGTTGAAAATTTAGTAATCTATCCTAAAAACATGCTTAAAAATTTAGCTTTGAGCGGAGGGTTAGTTTTTTCCCAACGGGTGTTATTGGAATTGCCTAAAAAAGGTTTGAGTAGAGAAGAAAGCTATAAAATCGTGCAAGAAAATGCGATGAAAGTATGGGAAGTTTTGCAACAAGGCACTTTTAAAAGCGCTGATGGGAATTTGTTTTTAAACGCCTTGCTTGATGATGAACGATTGAAAAAATATTTGAGCGAGGATGAAATCAAAGCGTGTTTTGATTATAGCTACTACACTAAAAATGTGGGGGCGATTTTTAAAAGAGTGTTTGAATAA
- a CDS encoding outer membrane protein, with protein MKRVLCLILGLSCSLHADSFKDVLTKGDYIFGNKKVISPIKRYADQSAFYLGLGYQLGSVQHNSSNLNLFQQFNKSQIIFSDSLSPVFKNSYVSNGLGVQVGYKWVGKHEETKWFGFRWGLFYDLSASLYGSKESQSIIISTYGTYTDLLLNAYNGDKFFAGFNLGIAFAGVYDRVSDALLYQALLLDTFGGKVNPNGFQFLVNLGVRLGNKHNQFGFGIKIPTYYFNHYYSMNNISNNNEDVLKVLRFLEYGINSVLYRVDFRRNYAIYFNYTYSF; from the coding sequence TTGAAGCGAGTATTGTGTTTGATTTTGGGACTTTCTTGTTCCTTGCATGCGGATAGTTTTAAAGATGTTTTGACTAAAGGGGATTATATTTTTGGCAATAAAAAAGTGATCTCACCCATCAAACGCTATGCGGATCAATCGGCGTTTTATTTGGGGCTTGGGTATCAATTGGGGAGCGTTCAGCACAACTCTAGCAATTTGAATTTATTCCAGCAATTTAACAAGAGTCAGATCATTTTTAGCGATAGTCTAAGCCCTGTTTTTAAAAATTCGTATGTGTCTAATGGTCTTGGCGTCCAGGTAGGCTATAAATGGGTGGGTAAGCATGAAGAAACGAAGTGGTTTGGCTTTAGGTGGGGGCTATTTTATGACTTGAGCGCTTCTCTTTATGGCTCTAAAGAATCGCAGTCCATTATCATTTCCACTTACGGCACTTATACGGATTTATTGCTCAACGCTTATAATGGGGATAAGTTTTTTGCCGGATTCAATCTGGGGATTGCATTTGCTGGGGTGTATGACAGAGTGAGTGATGCATTATTGTATCAAGCGCTTCTTTTAGACACTTTTGGCGGGAAAGTAAATCCAAATGGCTTCCAGTTTTTAGTGAATCTAGGGGTTCGTTTAGGGAATAAACACAACCAGTTTGGTTTTGGGATTAAAATCCCCACTTATTATTTTAACCATTATTATTCTATGAATAACATTAGTAATAATAATGAAGATGTCTTAAAGGTTTTACGATTTTTAGAATACGGGATCAATAGCGTGCTGTATCGGGTTGATTTCAGACGCAATTATGCAATTTATTTCAACTACACTTATAGTTTTTAA
- the uvrB gene encoding excinuclease ABC subunit UvrB, which yields MPLFDLKSPYPPAGDQPQAIDALTKSLKNNNHYQTLVGVTGSGKTYTMANIIAKTNKPTLIMSHNKTLCAQLYSEFKAFFPHNRVEYFISHFDYYQPESYIPRRDLFIEKDSSINDDLERLRLSATTSLLGYDDVIVIASVSANYGLGNPEEYLKVMEKIKAGEKRAYKNFLLKLVEMGYSRNEVVFDRGSFRATGECVDIFPAYNDAEFIRIEFFGDEIERIAVFDALEKNEIKRLDSVMLYAASQFAVGSERLNLAIKSIEDELALRLNFFKEQDKMLEYNRLKQRTEHDLEMISATGVCKGIENYARHFTGKAPNETPFCLFDYLGIFEREFLVIVDESHVSLPQFGGMYAGDMSRKSVLVEYGFRLPSALDNRPLKFDEFIHKNCQFLFVSATPNKLELELSQKNVAEQIIRPTGLLDPKFEVRDSDKQVQDLFDEIKLVVARDERVLITTLTKKMAEELCKYYAEWGLKVRYMHSEIDAIERNHIIRSLRLKEFDVLIGINLLREGLDLPEVSLVAIMDADKEGFLRSETSLIQTMGRVARNANGKVLLYAKKITQSMQKAFETTTYRRAKQEEFNKLHNITPKTVTRALEEELKLRDDEAKIAKALKKDKIPKSEREKIIKELDKKMRECAKNLDFEEAMRLRDEIAKLRTL from the coding sequence ATGCCCTTATTTGATTTAAAAAGCCCTTATCCACCAGCTGGTGATCAGCCCCAAGCCATAGACGCCTTAACGAAGAGCTTGAAAAATAACAACCATTACCAAACTCTAGTGGGCGTTACAGGGAGTGGTAAGACCTACACGATGGCTAATATCATCGCTAAAACCAATAAACCCACTTTGATCATGAGCCATAATAAAACCTTATGCGCGCAGCTTTATAGCGAGTTTAAGGCGTTTTTCCCGCACAATAGAGTGGAGTATTTTATCTCCCACTTTGATTACTATCAGCCTGAGAGCTATATCCCTAGAAGGGATTTATTCATTGAAAAAGACAGCTCTATTAATGACGATTTGGAGCGTTTGAGATTGAGCGCGACCACTTCACTTTTAGGTTATGATGATGTGATCGTGATAGCGAGCGTTTCGGCTAATTATGGTTTGGGTAACCCTGAAGAATATTTAAAAGTCATGGAAAAAATCAAAGCGGGCGAGAAGCGTGCTTACAAGAATTTTTTACTCAAGCTAGTAGAAATGGGGTATAGCCGTAATGAAGTGGTGTTTGATAGGGGGAGCTTTAGAGCGACGGGCGAGTGCGTGGATATTTTCCCCGCTTATAATGATGCTGAATTTATTAGGATTGAATTTTTTGGCGATGAGATAGAAAGGATTGCGGTTTTTGACGCTTTAGAAAAAAATGAAATCAAGCGCTTAGATTCTGTCATGCTTTATGCGGCCAGTCAATTTGCCGTAGGGAGTGAGAGGTTGAATTTAGCCATTAAAAGCATTGAAGATGAGCTTGCTTTAAGATTGAATTTTTTTAAAGAGCAGGACAAAATGCTTGAATACAACCGTCTCAAACAACGCACCGAGCATGATTTAGAAATGATTAGTGCTACCGGTGTGTGCAAGGGCATTGAAAATTACGCGCGCCATTTTACCGGTAAAGCCCCTAACGAAACGCCTTTTTGTTTGTTTGATTATTTGGGGATATTTGAGCGGGAGTTTTTAGTCATTGTAGATGAAAGCCATGTGAGTTTGCCGCAATTTGGGGGGATGTATGCAGGGGATATGAGTAGGAAAAGCGTTTTAGTGGAATATGGCTTTAGACTGCCTAGCGCTTTAGACAACCGCCCTTTAAAATTTGATGAATTTATCCATAAAAATTGCCAATTCCTTTTTGTGTCCGCTACGCCTAACAAGTTAGAATTAGAGCTTTCTCAAAAGAATGTCGCTGAGCAAATCATTCGCCCAACTGGGCTTTTAGACCCTAAATTTGAAGTGCGAGACAGCGATAAACAAGTCCAAGATTTGTTTGATGAAATCAAGTTAGTGGTGGCTAGAGATGAAAGGGTGCTAATCACCACGCTCACTAAAAAAATGGCAGAAGAATTGTGCAAATACTATGCTGAATGGGGCTTGAAGGTGCGTTACATGCATAGCGAAATTGATGCGATTGAAAGAAACCACATTATCCGCTCTTTAAGGCTTAAAGAATTTGATGTTTTAATAGGGATCAACCTTTTAAGAGAAGGGTTGGATTTGCCTGAAGTGTCTTTAGTAGCGATCATGGATGCGGATAAAGAAGGGTTTTTAAGGAGTGAAACAAGCCTCATTCAAACCATGGGGCGGGTCGCTAGAAACGCTAACGGGAAGGTTTTGTTATACGCTAAAAAAATCACTCAAAGCATGCAAAAAGCCTTTGAGACTACGACTTACAGACGTGCCAAGCAAGAAGAATTCAACAAACTCCATAATATCACCCCTAAAACCGTTACACGCGCTTTAGAAGAGGAATTGAAATTAAGAGATGATGAGGCTAAAATCGCTAAAGCTTTAAAAAAGGACAAAATCCCTAAAAGCGAAAGAGAAAAAATCATTAAAGAGTTGGATAAAAAAATGCGAGAATGCGCGAAAAATTTGGATTTTGAAGAAGCGATGCGTTTGAGAGATGAGATTGCCAAATTAAGAACGCTCTAA